The Clarias gariepinus isolate MV-2021 ecotype Netherlands chromosome 20, CGAR_prim_01v2, whole genome shotgun sequence genome includes the window ggacaatgtcaactattaaaagcgctatacaaataaaattgaataaattaataaattaataaattaatgaactTTAAGTGTGTTGCCAGAACAAATTAAGCCTAAAACAATGTAACAGACAAATGCATCTCAATTCTAGCACTGCTTCGGCTGAATGAGAGAAACTGATCCAGGGCCCACAATAATACAGTAGATACCTAGTACTAGAATTGCTATTTAGTGTCTTGGGAATATTTAGAACtcacaaggggcgttcaagttaaACCGGGACTTGAGATGagatttcttgtgaatgaagcatagtatggtgatgagacgcTTAGCcatggtaaaatatttaaatattgctaatgttttaaagaaggccgatGTCCATGAATGACAAGCTGAGGCTGAGGCGGCTTGGTAGCCCACTGCAGTTATTCCTGTGACCATTCAGTGGGTgtatccttgaaaatcaactgCTAATTTGTTGGTAACTTGCGAAAGAGAtgagattttaaaatgtacatgtactttatatgtaaataaataattatacagtcttagtttattaaaaaataagttattgtaaaaatattatagAAACATATATAGATATTCAAAATGAGACATGGGATTCTATGACAGGATTGACTCCTCTGTCAAATGCAAGCTCGTTTTAAGAAGAGCAagtgtttaaatgaataaatgttatgCCCGTATGTACATGTAAagcgctgttttttttttggttttttttgggggggggtgtttacagttcataattttttacatcaaaatgatattttaattaaatatatatttcctgAATTGCCATatgaaaaaggaaagagaaatgTTAACTAATTAAGTGTGAAAACTCAATTTACTTGATAATTTGCATATTATCAACTGGTTGAACAACATAATTCTTTTATAACTATAAGCCAGTTATAAAAGAGCATTCacatagtagtagtagtattagatATAGTAGTGGTTAGGCTGTGTagcagaaaatatttaaaagattttattcaGATTAATGAATTGTTTAGTTATaaacagttttaatattttaaactgtttttgtttatttggctgaaataaaaaaaaaatgttaaaaatattatgGTCCATGACTTTTGCAAATTGGGgtcaaatatacaatattttacaatttctttcctctctttttttgtgtgtgctttaAAAATCTGAATCGAATTCTGTTTACCCATACTGTCCAAAGAGAGCACTTTTGATCAACTTCTGCTTACAATTCCGAAAAGTCGATAAAGAAGGAGAGGCGACCATGCTTTGTGTCTGGGCCCACCCTATGGAACAAGCTCCCTTTCCATGTCCGTTCAGCTCACAGTGTTGAAATTTTTAAATCGAACTTAAAAAACGTATTTGTTTACCGAagcttttaaacatgtgttATAGTGGTTTTTATCGGTAATTTGATAGTTTTGGTgtttttgaattattatttttttttacttcttttggCTTtgctatgtaaagcactttagtCAACGAtcagttgttttaaatgtgctatataaataaattaactaacTAAAATGAACTAACTGTTCAATTCTATCGTGCACATTTGTTATGTGTAATATATTCTGCAGTGCATGTCTTAGAAGGAAAAACACCTCacttaattttattgattttatttataatgctttCGTCACATCAGTGAaacattatgtttttaataCCAGGAGTCCATGATGCGCCTCATGCTCATGAACCTCATGCCACCGTAGTCCCTGAAGTTCCTGTACTCTCCAGGCCTGAAGTACCACATCCTGCCTCTGTAGTGAGGATGCTCATACATGAGCCAGTGGCCGTCCATCACGTTGCAGGACATGAAGCTGTTGGACCAGTGGTAGCGATCCATGAAGGAATCACAATCGTCCATCACGTCCATCATCTGACCCATGAAGTTCTCCCTCTCATAGACCTTCATTCTGTACGATCCTCTGTACTGTTGGGGAAATCAAAAACACTGTCATTTTTGGATCTATTTATGTATCCTGAAAAAGgcttataatttatataaatgacGTACCATGGGGATCATGCGGCAGGACCTGATGCAGTTGTTGCCCCAGCCCCACATGCTCATGTAGTCAGCGTACTCGCCCCTCCTCATGAAATACTGGTTTCCCATGAAGTTGGTGCGGTCGTAGACCATCCAGCATCCGCTCTCTACCCTGCAGGAGTGGCAGCGGCTCATGTAAGAGTGCATATCGGAACAATCACCGGTGCACTCATAGGAGCGCCCCATGAAGTTCCTGTCCTCGTAGAAGATAACCTGTTTGGGACACGAGGATCACAAGAAGTTAGAACCAGTTGCACGGTTTTTCATTTATTGCTTCCACTTAttccaaattaatttttttgttgaacAAATCTTACCTTTCCCATAGTCATGATGACTGGTTTGGTTTGTTCAGGCTGTTTCCAACTGGTGAACTGACATCCTGCCTGCTTTAACTCTTGTATTTATACCGGGCCAGGACCAAAGAATATGGGAGCACTATTGTGCAAACTCCTGAGCAAGCACGAGAGAACACTGGGTCCATACAGAGTTAAAGAGCTTTTGCTACATTTCAGTGTAATGGTCTCCAGAAGACTTTAGAATTGTATTGTTAGTAATACAGCgtttcatcatcatcttttaGAAATATTGTTACCACTTTTTGCTTAATTGTTCTTTCAGTTGTTTTATACTTATGGTTTCTCATTGAGTCATTTTAATGACCTACAGTCTTTTTAAGAGTTTGTAACAAGAGTTTATGTGCTGGAATTCTGTTTATAAACATGGACTCTGATAGTTCTTTATTAAAGAATCAGAATATTGAGACTACACACTTATGTCTATCCATCTCTGGCTCCAGGTTTTGACATATAATAGGAGTTAATAGTATCTGTATCtacagaaataaaagagaggttttgtctgtacattgatcaGAATTCACCCTTTCAATTATCAGAAAATGTTCTGCCtgggtgtctgtctgtctgtaatgtatgtgtgaatgtctgtccagacagattttgttacagcatcacgtaaaactggctggacagaatttaatgaaacttttgccgTACTTAATTCTgactgaagtttaacctgcaccatatgCAAAACTTAAATGTTAAGCGATGAACCGCGATGCTATGAACAGGTATGTGCCAGATTAAATAATCTACTTTACATAAGATACTAataagcagtgctggaggacgttactttttaaagtaactaattgcattacaaaattactgtctttaaaaagacaAGACGTAAGATACTCATCcgtacaaattttttttatttttattaataagttaggcataAAGTTCTGCTGTACAAAAAGACATGTTTGTGGGCTTCAccgtaaaataataatatcactgattacattaaagctgatcagtttatttttagctttaaccagATGTAGGTAGTaacaagttacatttatttaagtaactttaaaaaaaaaaaaaattctgtatttctatgagtagttttactgcaccatactttttacttttacttgagtacatttGCGAAATCTTACACCACTACATTCAGCCACACTCGActtgttacttttctaaccatttattctaaacattaga containing:
- the LOC128508555 gene encoding gamma-crystallin M2-like; protein product: MTMGKVIFYEDRNFMGRSYECTGDCSDMHSYMSRCHSCRVESGCWMVYDRTNFMGNQYFMRRGEYADYMSMWGWGNNCIRSCRMIPMYRGSYRMKVYERENFMGQMMDVMDDCDSFMDRYHWSNSFMSCNVMDGHWLMYEHPHYRGRMWYFRPGEYRNFRDYGGMRFMSMRRIMDSWY